Proteins encoded in a region of the Paucibacter sediminis genome:
- a CDS encoding NADPH:quinone oxidoreductase family protein, with amino-acid sequence MQAWLCENPTGVDALRWTDMPAPEPQAGQLRVAIKAASLNFPDLLIVQNKYQMKPPLPFVPGTEFAGIVEAVGDGVKGFKPGDAVAAFAGTGGFATHACIPAALAMPLPPGFAFADAAAFICTYATSHHALMDRAALQTGETVLILGAAGGVGTAAIQIAKAAGARVIAAASSDEKCARCIELGADASINYSSASLRDELKALTGGKGPDVIYDPVGGSLAEQAFRSIAWRGRYLVVGFAQGEIPALPLNLALLKGASIVGVFWGEFAKREPERNARMLGQLAEWYARGLVKPVLDRVLPMTQLPAAFERMSSRQVVGKLVVTND; translated from the coding sequence ATGCAAGCTTGGTTGTGCGAGAACCCCACCGGCGTCGACGCCCTGCGCTGGACCGATATGCCCGCGCCCGAGCCACAAGCCGGTCAGCTGCGCGTCGCCATCAAGGCCGCCAGCCTGAACTTTCCGGACCTGCTGATCGTCCAGAACAAGTACCAGATGAAGCCGCCGCTGCCCTTCGTGCCGGGCACCGAATTCGCCGGCATCGTCGAGGCCGTTGGCGATGGCGTGAAGGGTTTCAAACCCGGCGATGCGGTGGCGGCCTTTGCCGGCACCGGCGGCTTCGCCACCCATGCCTGCATCCCCGCCGCATTGGCGATGCCACTGCCTCCGGGCTTTGCGTTCGCCGATGCCGCCGCCTTCATCTGCACCTATGCCACCAGCCATCATGCGCTGATGGATCGCGCGGCCCTGCAGACCGGCGAAACCGTGCTGATCCTGGGCGCCGCGGGCGGTGTCGGCACGGCCGCCATCCAGATCGCCAAGGCCGCGGGTGCCCGCGTCATCGCGGCCGCATCCAGCGACGAGAAATGTGCCCGCTGCATCGAACTGGGAGCAGACGCCAGCATCAACTACAGCAGCGCCAGCCTGCGCGACGAACTGAAGGCACTCACCGGCGGCAAAGGCCCCGATGTGATCTACGACCCGGTGGGCGGCAGCCTGGCCGAGCAAGCCTTCCGCTCCATCGCTTGGCGTGGTCGCTACCTGGTGGTGGGCTTTGCGCAGGGCGAGATCCCTGCCCTGCCCTTGAACCTGGCCCTGCTCAAGGGCGCCTCCATCGTGGGCGTCTTCTGGGGCGAATTCGCCAAGCGCGAACCCGAACGCAATGCGCGCATGCTGGGCCAGTTGGCTGAGTGGTACGCGCGCGGCCTGGTGAAACCGGTGCTCGACCGGGTACTGCCGATGACACAGCTGCCCGCAGCCTTCGAGCGCATGAGTTCGCGCCAGGTGGTGGGCAAACTTGTGGTTACCAACGACTGA
- a CDS encoding LuxR C-terminal-related transcriptional regulator encodes MAVKVLIIEDNPVARSFLCRVVRESFSDAMEIIEVGDLEGARRQVAKLNHENSELGFKLILVDLELPDGNGMEFLAELVGTPAVKIVTTLYSDDDHLFPALQCGADGYLLKEDRFEVLVEELQRIVRGQPPLSPAIARRLLSHFRPGSTGDSGPMGLNSGFGSLSSSAATHSNRGVVLDPAPEWERLTPRENEVLTYLSKGFTIKEISNLMGIKWFTVNDHIKSIYKKLNVSSRAEAAVLASKQGLV; translated from the coding sequence ATGGCAGTCAAAGTACTCATCATCGAAGACAACCCGGTCGCGCGCAGTTTTCTGTGCCGCGTGGTGCGCGAGAGCTTCAGTGATGCCATGGAAATCATCGAGGTCGGCGACCTGGAGGGCGCTCGCCGTCAGGTCGCCAAGCTGAACCACGAGAATTCCGAGCTCGGCTTCAAGCTGATTCTGGTGGACCTGGAGCTGCCGGATGGCAATGGCATGGAGTTCCTCGCCGAGTTGGTGGGCACACCGGCGGTGAAGATCGTGACCACGCTCTACTCCGACGACGACCACCTCTTCCCGGCACTGCAATGCGGCGCCGATGGCTATCTGCTCAAGGAAGATCGCTTCGAGGTGCTGGTGGAGGAATTGCAGCGCATCGTGCGCGGCCAACCGCCGTTGTCACCCGCGATCGCGCGCCGCCTGCTCTCGCACTTCCGCCCCGGATCCACCGGCGACAGCGGGCCGATGGGCCTGAACTCCGGCTTTGGCAGCCTGTCTTCCAGTGCCGCGACCCACAGCAACCGCGGCGTGGTGTTGGACCCCGCACCGGAATGGGAGCGCCTGACGCCCCGTGAAAACGAAGTGCTGACCTATCTCAGCAAGGGCTTCACCATCAAGGAAATCTCCAACCTGATGGGCATCAAGTGGTTCACCGTGAACGACCACATCAAGTCGATCTACAAGAAACTGAACGTGTCGAGCCGCGCCGAGGCTGCCGTTCTGGCCAGCAAGCAAGGCCTGGTCTAA
- a CDS encoding SurA N-terminal domain-containing protein, which yields MFDFVRKHNRLFQFLLLILILPSFVLLGVEGYTRFMDGSNAGVASVDGRKITQVEWDAAHRDQVERIRRQSPNVDPKLLDAPEVRKEALEGLVRERVLQAAAQAQHLVISDERLQSLFRSDPQFAFLRNPDGSVNKGMLAAQGMNSEIFAYRLRQDLTLRQVLQPISASGLGGNASAALAFDALLQRREVQVQRFDPKDFAAKLAPSDAELEAFYKDPKNSAQFQLPESANIEYVVLDAEALKAGASFSEEDLRKYYEENQSRYSVAEERRASHILIKAEKSAAADERAKAKAKAEALLAQARKNPAGFADLAKANSQDEGSATRGGDVDFFGRGAMVKPFEDAAFALKQGEISNVIETDYGYHIIHLTGVRGGDKRSFESVRAEVEAEVRKALAQKRYAEVAEQFSNTAYEQSDSLKPVAEKLKLTIQTATVQRSPAPGATGPLASAKLLEAVFGVEALRNKRNTEAVETGSSQLVSARVVQHNPARLQALADVLPQVREQLLRKLSRELAAKAGQERLAALQKADDVAGLDAAMLVSRAQPGKLSGKALEAVLRADVSKLPTHVGVDTEDGSYLVVRISKIEARDPAVVDAKRAQAQYTQAWTAAEGQAFYGALKAHHKATLKVSAVAAAASAASN from the coding sequence ATGTTTGATTTCGTACGCAAGCACAACCGACTGTTTCAGTTCCTGTTGCTGATACTGATACTGCCGTCGTTCGTGCTGCTGGGCGTGGAGGGTTACACCCGCTTCATGGACGGCTCGAATGCGGGGGTGGCCAGCGTCGACGGCCGCAAGATCACGCAGGTGGAGTGGGATGCCGCGCACCGCGACCAGGTCGAGCGCATCCGGCGCCAGTCGCCGAATGTGGATCCCAAGCTGCTGGATGCGCCCGAGGTGCGCAAGGAAGCGCTGGAGGGCCTGGTGCGAGAGCGCGTGCTGCAGGCTGCCGCCCAGGCACAACATCTGGTGATCAGCGATGAGCGCCTGCAGAGCCTGTTCCGCAGCGACCCGCAATTCGCTTTTCTGCGCAACCCGGACGGCAGCGTCAACAAGGGCATGCTGGCCGCCCAGGGCATGAACTCCGAGATCTTCGCCTACCGCTTGCGGCAAGACCTGACCCTTCGCCAGGTGCTGCAGCCGATCAGCGCTTCCGGCCTGGGCGGCAACGCCAGCGCCGCACTGGCCTTCGATGCGCTGCTGCAGCGCCGCGAGGTGCAGGTGCAGCGTTTCGATCCCAAGGATTTCGCGGCCAAGCTGGCGCCCAGCGACGCGGAACTGGAAGCCTTCTACAAGGATCCCAAGAACTCTGCGCAGTTCCAGCTGCCGGAGAGCGCCAACATCGAATACGTGGTGCTGGATGCCGAGGCGCTGAAGGCGGGTGCGAGCTTCAGCGAAGAAGATCTGCGCAAGTACTACGAAGAGAACCAGTCGCGCTACAGCGTGGCGGAAGAGCGCCGCGCCAGTCACATCCTGATCAAGGCCGAGAAGTCGGCCGCTGCTGACGAGCGCGCCAAGGCGAAGGCAAAGGCTGAGGCTCTGCTGGCGCAGGCGCGCAAGAACCCGGCCGGCTTTGCCGATCTGGCCAAGGCGAACTCGCAGGACGAAGGTTCGGCGACGCGCGGCGGTGATGTCGATTTCTTCGGCCGTGGCGCCATGGTCAAGCCGTTTGAGGACGCGGCCTTCGCGCTCAAGCAGGGCGAGATCAGCAATGTGATCGAGACGGACTACGGCTATCACATCATCCATCTCACCGGCGTGCGCGGTGGCGACAAGCGCAGCTTCGAGTCGGTGCGGGCCGAGGTCGAGGCCGAGGTGCGCAAGGCGCTGGCGCAGAAACGCTATGCCGAGGTGGCCGAGCAGTTCAGCAACACCGCCTACGAGCAATCCGACAGCCTCAAGCCGGTGGCTGAGAAGCTCAAGCTGACGATCCAGACGGCCACGGTGCAGCGCAGCCCGGCGCCCGGCGCGACCGGCCCGCTTGCCTCGGCCAAGCTGCTTGAGGCCGTGTTTGGCGTCGAGGCATTGCGCAACAAGCGCAATACCGAAGCGGTGGAGACGGGCTCCAGCCAACTGGTTTCTGCGCGCGTTGTGCAGCACAACCCGGCGCGCCTGCAGGCCTTGGCGGATGTGCTGCCGCAGGTGCGCGAACAACTGTTGCGCAAGCTGTCGCGCGAACTGGCGGCCAAGGCGGGCCAGGAGCGTCTGGCGGCCCTGCAAAAGGCGGACGATGTGGCCGGCCTGGATGCCGCCATGCTGGTGTCGCGCGCCCAACCGGGCAAGCTGAGTGGCAAGGCCCTTGAGGCGGTACTGCGCGCCGACGTCAGCAAGTTGCCGACCCATGTGGGTGTGGACACGGAAGACGGCAGCTATCTGGTGGTGCGCATCAGCAAGATCGAGGCGCGTGATCCGGCCGTGGTGGATGCCAAGCGCGCCCAGGCGCAGTACACGCAAGCCTGGACCGCCGCCGAGGGCCAGGCCTTCTATGGCGCCTTGAAAGCGCACCACAAGGCGACGCTGAAGGTCTCGGCCGTAGCGGCGGCAGCCTCCGCGGCGAGCAATTGA
- a CDS encoding HU family DNA-binding protein, whose translation MNKSELIEHIAKQADISKAAAGRALEALIGGVKTTLKKNGSVSLVGFGTFSVTKRAARSGRNPRTGDTIKIKSAKVPKFRPGKALKDAVN comes from the coding sequence GTGAACAAGTCCGAACTGATCGAGCACATTGCCAAGCAGGCCGACATTTCCAAGGCGGCGGCGGGGCGTGCGCTGGAGGCGCTGATTGGTGGTGTGAAGACCACGTTGAAGAAGAATGGCTCGGTTTCTCTGGTAGGCTTCGGCACCTTCAGCGTCACGAAGCGTGCCGCACGCAGCGGGCGCAATCCGCGTACCGGCGACACGATCAAGATCAAGTCGGCCAAGGTGCCCAAGTTCCGCCCTGGCAAGGCGCTCAAGGACGCGGTGAACTGA
- a CDS encoding DMT family transporter: protein MDARLERWQAYVPAVFVAIWSTGFVAARLGMPHAPAASFLALRFALSALCFGLWALLGRAAWPSGRAQWGHLAVVGGLVHGVYLLSSWSAVKLGLGAGTMALIAGMQPLLTALWFSLSSADAAERLGPRQWLGLLLGAAGVLVVVSSKLGAGEASAANILLGLLGLCGITAGSIYQRRFLAPCDTRSAMGIQLAAACLLSLPLLPFETQSMQWHGDLVAAMLWSVLVLTLGGSSLLFIMLKHGAATRVSSLMFLTPPCAALIAHFWFGESLAWAVVLGMGLSALGVRLVMR from the coding sequence ATGGACGCGCGGCTTGAACGCTGGCAGGCCTATGTGCCTGCCGTCTTCGTGGCGATCTGGAGCACCGGCTTCGTGGCCGCCCGGCTGGGCATGCCCCACGCGCCTGCCGCCAGTTTTCTGGCGCTGCGTTTTGCGCTCTCGGCACTGTGCTTTGGCCTCTGGGCGCTGCTGGGCCGCGCGGCATGGCCGAGCGGGCGGGCGCAATGGGGGCATCTGGCCGTGGTGGGTGGGCTCGTGCACGGGGTTTATCTGCTGTCCTCCTGGAGTGCCGTCAAGCTCGGGCTGGGGGCGGGCACGATGGCGCTGATCGCCGGCATGCAGCCGCTATTGACGGCGCTCTGGTTCTCGCTGTCGTCGGCCGATGCCGCCGAGCGCCTGGGGCCGCGCCAGTGGCTGGGTCTGCTGCTGGGGGCTGCGGGCGTGCTGGTGGTGGTGTCGAGCAAGCTCGGCGCCGGCGAGGCCTCGGCGGCCAACATCCTGTTGGGCTTGCTGGGCCTGTGCGGCATCACGGCGGGCAGCATCTATCAGCGCCGCTTTCTGGCGCCCTGCGACACGCGCAGCGCCATGGGCATCCAGCTGGCGGCGGCCTGTCTGCTGAGCCTGCCGCTGCTGCCCTTCGAGACGCAGTCGATGCAATGGCATGGCGATCTGGTGGCGGCCATGCTGTGGTCGGTGCTGGTGCTGACTCTGGGCGGTAGCTCGCTGCTCTTCATCATGCTCAAGCATGGCGCGGCCACGCGCGTCAGCAGCCTGATGTTTCTGACCCCGCCCTGTGCCGCCCTGATTGCGCATTTCTGGTTCGGCGAGAGTCTGGCTTGGGCGGTGGTGCTGGGTATGGGCCTGAGCGCCCTGGGAGTGCGGCTGGTGATGCGCTGA
- the pgsA gene encoding CDP-diacylglycerol--glycerol-3-phosphate 3-phosphatidyltransferase, protein MFFTLPTILTWARIVAIPLIVGVFHLEISPAQQNLLATVLFVAVALTDWLDGYLARKLNQTSSFGAFLDPVADKFLVCAALLVLLELGRVNALVALVIIGREIAISALREWMAQIGASRSVAVHMVGKLKTTVQMVAIPFLLFDGPLFGVINTHVWGTALILAAVVLTIWSMVYYLQKALPEIRAKAR, encoded by the coding sequence ATGTTCTTCACGCTGCCAACCATCCTGACCTGGGCCCGCATCGTGGCCATCCCGCTGATTGTCGGGGTGTTCCACCTTGAGATCTCGCCGGCCCAGCAGAACCTGCTGGCCACGGTGCTGTTCGTGGCGGTGGCCCTGACCGATTGGCTGGACGGCTATCTGGCGCGCAAGCTCAACCAGACCTCGTCCTTCGGCGCATTCCTGGATCCGGTGGCCGACAAGTTCCTGGTCTGCGCCGCGCTGCTGGTGCTGCTGGAACTGGGGCGTGTGAACGCGCTGGTGGCATTGGTGATCATCGGCCGCGAGATCGCGATTTCGGCGCTGCGCGAATGGATGGCGCAGATCGGTGCCTCGCGCAGCGTGGCCGTGCACATGGTGGGCAAGCTCAAGACCACGGTGCAGATGGTGGCCATCCCCTTCCTGCTGTTCGATGGCCCCTTGTTCGGCGTGATCAACACCCATGTCTGGGGCACCGCCCTGATTCTGGCGGCGGTGGTGCTGACGATCTGGTCGATGGTCTACTACCTGCAGAAGGCCCTGCCCGAGATTCGCGCCAAGGCACGATGA
- the uvrC gene encoding excinuclease ABC subunit UvrC has protein sequence MSDVPVKPPSPPQPSPPLSPVPEQAAELGEQALAGWAQEREQVEAAEARRVAEVEKVAREVREQVLAEVLALPPLPGVYRYFDAQDQVLYVGKAKNLKKRVSSYFQKDHGGTRIGLMVARIARLETTVVRTEAEALLLENNLIKALNPRFNILFRDDKSYPYLKLSGHAFPRVSYYRGAVDRRHRYFGPFPSAWAVKESIQLIQKVFRLRTCEDTVFNNRSRPCLLYQIRRCSGPCVPAGQGPEYARNVANAERFLLGETDEVMQGLQVQMMAYADAMQYELAAEVRNQISSLSKVLQQQAVDENSASGRDRDVDILAVKVQGGRACVNLAMVRGGRHLGDRAYFPKHVDDAAAVLLEDDEETGGARPSVERQVLEAFIAQHYLEAAVPALLIPSEAVDETLAVALSEQAGYKVSTQAQPRGQRRIWQEMCVKGAELALARLLSEEGSQQARTLALAEALDLSVPELDKFRIECFDISHTAGEATMASCVVFEDHQMQSGQYRRYNIEGITGGDDYAAMRQVLTRRYSKLAEGAQLGTARLPDLVLVDGGKGQVAMAREVFEELGLDLGLIVGVEKGEGRKVGLEELVFADGREKVYLGRDSAALMLVAQIRDEAHRFAITGMRAKRAAVRTGGSRLEDVPGVGPKKRAQLLQRFGGVRGVATASVDEIASVKGISKELAEEIYRVLH, from the coding sequence ATGAGTGATGTGCCCGTCAAGCCGCCAAGCCCCCCGCAGCCTTCGCCGCCGCTGTCACCGGTGCCGGAGCAGGCCGCCGAACTGGGTGAGCAGGCCCTGGCCGGCTGGGCGCAGGAGCGCGAGCAGGTCGAGGCGGCCGAGGCGCGGCGCGTGGCCGAGGTCGAGAAGGTGGCCCGCGAGGTGCGCGAGCAGGTGCTGGCCGAGGTGCTGGCACTGCCGCCGCTGCCCGGCGTGTACCGCTACTTCGATGCCCAGGATCAGGTGCTCTATGTGGGCAAGGCCAAGAACCTGAAGAAGCGCGTCTCCAGCTATTTCCAGAAGGACCATGGCGGCACCCGCATCGGCCTGATGGTGGCGCGCATCGCGCGGCTCGAGACCACGGTGGTGCGCACCGAGGCCGAGGCCCTGCTGCTCGAGAACAACCTCATCAAGGCGCTGAACCCACGCTTCAACATCCTGTTCCGGGACGACAAGAGCTACCCCTATCTGAAGCTCAGCGGCCATGCCTTTCCACGCGTGAGCTATTACCGCGGCGCGGTGGATCGGCGCCATCGCTATTTCGGGCCCTTCCCGAGTGCCTGGGCGGTGAAGGAATCGATACAGCTGATACAGAAGGTGTTTCGCCTGCGCACCTGCGAGGACACGGTGTTCAACAACCGCAGCCGGCCCTGCCTGCTGTACCAGATCCGGCGCTGCTCGGGGCCCTGCGTGCCCGCGGGGCAGGGGCCCGAGTACGCGCGCAACGTCGCCAATGCCGAGCGCTTCCTGCTGGGCGAGACCGACGAGGTGATGCAGGGCCTGCAGGTACAGATGATGGCTTATGCGGATGCCATGCAGTACGAATTGGCGGCCGAGGTGCGCAACCAGATCAGCTCGCTGTCCAAGGTTTTGCAGCAGCAGGCGGTGGACGAGAACAGCGCCAGCGGCCGCGACCGCGACGTCGACATCCTGGCGGTCAAGGTGCAGGGGGGGCGCGCCTGCGTCAATCTGGCAATGGTGCGCGGCGGCCGCCACCTGGGCGACCGCGCCTACTTTCCCAAGCATGTGGACGATGCCGCCGCGGTGCTGCTGGAGGATGATGAGGAGACGGGTGGCGCGCGCCCCAGCGTCGAGCGCCAGGTGCTGGAGGCCTTCATCGCCCAGCATTACCTGGAGGCCGCCGTGCCCGCCCTGCTGATTCCCAGCGAGGCGGTGGACGAGACCCTGGCCGTGGCGTTGAGCGAGCAGGCCGGCTACAAGGTCAGCACGCAGGCGCAGCCGCGCGGTCAGCGTCGCATCTGGCAGGAGATGTGCGTGAAGGGCGCCGAACTGGCGCTGGCGCGGCTGCTGTCGGAGGAGGGCTCGCAGCAGGCCCGCACCCTCGCTCTGGCGGAGGCGCTGGATCTGAGCGTGCCCGAGCTCGACAAGTTCCGCATCGAATGCTTCGACATCAGCCATACCGCGGGAGAGGCCACCATGGCCTCCTGCGTGGTGTTCGAAGATCACCAGATGCAGAGCGGCCAGTACCGCCGCTACAACATCGAGGGCATCACCGGCGGTGACGACTATGCGGCGATGCGCCAGGTGCTGACACGCCGCTACAGCAAGCTGGCCGAAGGGGCGCAGCTGGGCACGGCGCGGTTGCCGGACCTGGTGCTGGTCGATGGCGGCAAGGGCCAGGTGGCGATGGCGCGCGAGGTCTTCGAGGAGCTGGGCTTGGACCTCGGCCTGATCGTCGGCGTCGAGAAGGGCGAGGGGCGCAAGGTCGGCCTGGAAGAGCTGGTGTTTGCCGATGGCCGCGAGAAGGTTTATCTGGGGCGTGACTCCGCTGCGCTGATGCTGGTGGCGCAGATCCGTGACGAGGCGCACCGCTTTGCCATCACCGGCATGAGGGCCAAACGTGCCGCGGTGCGCACCGGCGGCTCACGCCTGGAAGATGTGCCTGGCGTCGGCCCCAAGAAGCGCGCCCAGCTGTTGCAGCGCTTTGGCGGTGTACGCGGCGTGGCCACCGCCAGTGTGGACGAGATTGCCAGCGTGAAAGGCATCTCCAAGGAACTTGCCGAGGAAATCTATCGTGTCCTGCATTGA
- the earP gene encoding elongation factor P maturation arginine rhamnosyltransferase EarP: protein MTSALQWDVFCRVVDNYGDIGVCLRLARDLAQRGQQLRLWVDDASALRWMADDGLPAGLQVRPWDEAEHEALPGDVVLETFGCELPAAFVQRMAARPKAPCWINLEYLSAEPYVERSHRLRSPQLAGPGRGLDKWFFYPGFTARTGGLLREPGLLDAQAAFDAPAWLAARGWQPREGERVLSVFCYANAAWPQLLASLAEAPTLLLLCPGAPQQQVPAAAAVLQALRCISLPYLSQADYDRLLWSCDLNLVRGEDSLVRALWAGKPLLWHIYPQDDGAHGPKLEAFMNQYLAHADPDGAAALRQVWRAWNGLAPWSPEAGRAWLTRLKPGRQQALRWRDEMSKAEDLCSQLLRFVAESG, encoded by the coding sequence ATGACGTCAGCACTGCAATGGGATGTGTTTTGCCGGGTGGTCGACAACTATGGCGACATCGGCGTGTGCCTGCGGCTGGCGCGCGATCTTGCCCAGCGCGGCCAGCAGCTGCGGCTGTGGGTCGACGATGCCTCGGCCCTGCGCTGGATGGCCGACGATGGCCTGCCGGCGGGCCTGCAGGTGCGGCCCTGGGACGAGGCCGAGCACGAAGCGCTGCCCGGCGACGTGGTGCTGGAGACCTTCGGCTGCGAGCTGCCGGCGGCCTTTGTGCAGCGCATGGCGGCACGCCCCAAGGCGCCCTGCTGGATCAACCTCGAATACCTCAGCGCCGAACCCTATGTGGAACGCTCGCACCGCCTGCGCTCGCCGCAGCTCGCGGGGCCGGGCCGCGGGCTCGACAAATGGTTCTTCTACCCCGGCTTCACCGCACGCACCGGCGGCCTGCTGCGCGAGCCCGGCCTGCTGGACGCCCAGGCGGCCTTCGATGCGCCCGCCTGGCTGGCCGCGCGCGGCTGGCAGCCGCGCGAGGGCGAGCGCGTGCTGAGCGTGTTCTGCTACGCCAACGCCGCCTGGCCTCAGCTGCTGGCCAGTCTGGCCGAGGCGCCCACCCTGCTGCTGCTCTGCCCCGGCGCGCCACAGCAGCAGGTGCCCGCAGCGGCGGCGGTCTTGCAAGCGCTGCGCTGCATCTCCCTGCCCTACTTGAGCCAGGCAGACTACGACCGCCTGCTCTGGTCCTGCGACCTGAATCTGGTGCGCGGCGAAGACTCGCTGGTGCGCGCCCTCTGGGCCGGCAAACCGCTGCTGTGGCATATCTATCCACAAGACGATGGCGCGCATGGCCCGAAGCTGGAGGCCTTCATGAACCAGTATCTGGCCCATGCCGACCCCGACGGGGCGGCCGCGCTGCGCCAGGTCTGGCGTGCCTGGAACGGCCTGGCGCCCTGGTCGCCCGAGGCCGGCAGGGCCTGGTTGACCCGCCTCAAGCCAGGCCGGCAGCAGGCGCTGCGGTGGCGTGACGAAATGAGCAAGGCCGAGGATCTGTGCAGCCAGTTGCTCCGATTCGTCGCCGAATCAGGCTAA
- the efp gene encoding elongation factor P yields the protein MKIAQEIRAGNVIMHGKDPMVVLKTEYSRGGRNAATVRMKLKSLLNNSGTEVVFKADDKMDQIILDKKDCTYTYFADPMYVFMDSEYNQFEVEAENMGDAIQYLEDNMPVEVVFYDGKAISVELPTSLVREVTWTEPAVKGDTSGKVLKPAKISTGFEIPVPIFVAQGDKIEIDTRTHEYRKRV from the coding sequence ATGAAGATCGCTCAGGAAATTCGCGCCGGCAACGTGATCATGCACGGCAAGGACCCCATGGTTGTGCTCAAGACCGAATACAGCCGCGGCGGCCGCAATGCCGCGACCGTGCGTATGAAGCTCAAGAGCCTGTTGAACAACTCGGGCACCGAAGTCGTCTTCAAGGCCGACGACAAGATGGACCAGATCATTCTGGACAAGAAGGATTGCACCTACACCTACTTCGCCGACCCGATGTATGTGTTCATGGACTCCGAGTACAACCAGTTCGAGGTGGAAGCCGAGAACATGGGCGATGCCATCCAGTATCTGGAAGACAACATGCCCGTGGAAGTGGTGTTCTACGACGGCAAGGCCATCTCGGTCGAACTGCCCACCTCGCTGGTGCGCGAAGTGACCTGGACCGAGCCGGCCGTCAAGGGCGACACCTCGGGCAAGGTGCTCAAGCCTGCCAAGATCTCCACCGGCTTCGAAATCCCGGTGCCCATCTTCGTGGCCCAGGGCGACAAGATCGAAATCGACACGCGTACCCACGAGTACCGCAAGCGCGTCTGA